Proteins from one Ramlibacter sp. PS4R-6 genomic window:
- a CDS encoding globin family protein, which translates to MTPHQIDLVQKTFAQVKPIASAAAEMFYARLFVLDPSLRGMFRNDMGKQGAMLMSMIGAAVNGLRNLEALSPVVRQLGARHVKYGVKTEHYATVGDALLWTLEQGLEDDFTPEVRDAWAAAYGLLSEVMQLGAMEAQPA; encoded by the coding sequence ATGACCCCGCACCAGATCGACCTCGTCCAGAAAACCTTCGCGCAGGTCAAGCCGATCGCGTCCGCCGCGGCGGAGATGTTCTACGCGCGCCTGTTCGTGCTCGACCCGAGCCTGCGCGGCATGTTCCGCAACGACATGGGCAAGCAGGGCGCCATGCTCATGAGCATGATCGGCGCCGCCGTGAACGGCCTGCGCAACCTCGAGGCGCTGTCGCCCGTCGTGCGCCAGCTGGGTGCGCGCCACGTGAAGTACGGCGTGAAGACCGAGCACTACGCCACCGTCGGCGATGCGCTGCTGTGGACGCTGGAGCAGGGCCTGGAGGACGACTTCACGCCCGAAGTGCGCGACGCGTGGGCTGCCGCCTACGGCCTGCTGTCCGAGGTGATGCAGCTCGGCGCGATGGAAGCGCAGCCCGCCTGA
- a CDS encoding metallophosphoesterase: MKIQLMSDLHLETQPDFQPTPAPGADLLVLAGDIGSYQRGSRLADDDFGLARFSPRHGWPCEVLYVPGNHEYDNLDFDATHARLRETCERLGIAWLEREVLVRGGIRFIGTTLWADFDAFVTDEDRAHPLRVERKRAKAYRAANYYLQKAATTRGGELWLAPGWREQALVCQAWLRDALDRPFDGTTVVVTHFAPTLGSADPRYGLTPGTAGFCNSLDAWLEKADCWLHGHLHCQQDHVERGCRIVANTLGYAAKGEQEGFRAQFVIDLTA; the protein is encoded by the coding sequence GTGAAGATCCAGTTGATGTCGGACCTGCACCTCGAAACGCAGCCTGACTTCCAGCCGACTCCCGCGCCCGGCGCCGACCTCCTGGTCCTCGCCGGCGACATCGGCTCCTACCAGCGGGGCAGCCGCCTGGCCGACGACGATTTCGGCCTGGCGCGCTTTTCGCCGCGCCACGGCTGGCCGTGCGAGGTGCTGTACGTGCCGGGCAACCACGAGTACGACAACCTCGATTTCGACGCCACGCACGCGCGCCTGCGCGAGACCTGCGAGCGGCTGGGCATCGCCTGGCTGGAACGCGAGGTGCTGGTGCGCGGCGGCATCCGCTTCATCGGCACGACGCTGTGGGCGGACTTCGACGCCTTCGTCACGGATGAGGACCGTGCTCATCCGCTGCGCGTGGAACGCAAGCGCGCCAAGGCCTACCGCGCGGCCAACTACTACCTGCAGAAGGCAGCGACCACGCGCGGCGGCGAGCTGTGGCTGGCACCGGGTTGGCGCGAACAGGCGCTGGTGTGCCAGGCGTGGCTGCGCGACGCACTGGATCGGCCCTTCGACGGCACCACCGTGGTGGTCACGCACTTCGCGCCGACCCTCGGCAGCGCCGACCCGCGCTACGGCCTGACGCCGGGCACCGCGGGTTTCTGCAATTCGCTCGATGCGTGGCTGGAGAAAGCTGACTGCTGGCTGCACGGCCACCTGCACTGCCAGCAGGACCACGTCGAGCGCGGCTGCCGCATCGTTGCCAACACCCTCGGCTATGCGGCCAAGGGAGAGCAGGAAGGATTTCGCGCGCAGTTCGTGATCGATCTCACTGCGTAA
- a CDS encoding LysR family transcriptional regulator ArgP, giving the protein MSTFDPAALECLAAIVEEGGFERAAQRLSITQSAVSQRLRSLEAQVGTVLIVRSRPLRPTPAGQLLIKHTKQLRLLRADLDHELKELAPSSTGGAREDERISLAINADSIATWALPALDALAREGLPLEVIADDQDFTQEWLREGQVLGCVTTLKQALRGCKVVPLGAMRYIAVAQPDYARDKLGEGLTPHNFRDVSFIAFNRKDDMQREFVAKAFGLKRVAVNQVFVPSSEGQVRAVLSGWGVSVVPELLVRGLMQQGRLVDAAPGHSVPVQLYWHCWNLESEVLDALTTALTQAARAQLGAK; this is encoded by the coding sequence GTGAGCACCTTCGACCCCGCCGCCCTGGAGTGTCTGGCCGCCATCGTGGAGGAGGGCGGCTTCGAGCGCGCGGCCCAGCGGCTGTCGATCACGCAGTCGGCCGTGTCGCAGCGGCTGCGCTCGCTGGAGGCGCAGGTGGGCACCGTGCTGATCGTGCGCAGCCGGCCGCTGCGCCCGACGCCCGCGGGGCAGCTGCTGATCAAGCACACGAAGCAGCTGAGGCTGTTGCGGGCCGACCTCGACCACGAGCTCAAGGAGCTGGCGCCCAGTTCGACCGGCGGCGCGCGCGAGGACGAGCGCATCTCCCTTGCGATCAACGCCGACAGCATCGCCACCTGGGCGCTGCCCGCGCTCGATGCGCTGGCGCGCGAGGGCCTGCCGCTGGAGGTGATCGCCGACGACCAGGACTTCACGCAGGAGTGGCTGCGCGAAGGCCAGGTGCTGGGCTGCGTGACCACGCTCAAGCAGGCGCTGCGCGGCTGCAAGGTGGTGCCGCTCGGCGCGATGCGCTACATCGCCGTCGCGCAGCCGGACTATGCGCGCGACAAGCTCGGCGAAGGGCTCACGCCGCACAACTTCCGCGACGTCTCCTTCATCGCCTTCAACCGCAAGGACGACATGCAGCGCGAGTTCGTCGCCAAGGCCTTCGGGCTCAAGCGCGTGGCCGTGAACCAGGTCTTCGTGCCCAGCTCCGAAGGGCAGGTGCGCGCGGTGCTGTCAGGCTGGGGGGTGAGCGTGGTGCCCGAGCTGCTGGTGCGCGGCCTGATGCAGCAGGGGCGGCTGGTGGACGCCGCACCGGGCCACTCGGTGCCGGTGCAGCTGTACTGGCATTGCTGGAACCTCGAAAGCGAGGTGCTCGATGCCTTGACGACCGCGCTCACGCAGGCGGCGCGCGCGCAACTCGGCGCGAAGTGA